From a single Francisella halioticida genomic region:
- the prfB gene encoding peptide chain release factor 2 (programmed frameshift) → MESISYRVLLKNLTARIESLRDYLDYDVKKEKLTEILMELEDGSIWDNPEYAQNLGRQKVELENVVYNCEHISETLETLSELLELAEEEESLMQEIARDTQDVTSEIEKLEFSRMFSGEMDTNNAYLDIQSGSGGTEAQDWAEMLMRMYMRWADSHGFKVTIDNISDGDVAGIKGCTMNIEGEYAYGWLRTETGIHRLVRKSPFDSNSKRHTSFASVFISPEVDDNIDIEINPADLRIDTYRASGAGGQHVNKTDSAVRITHVPTNTVVQSQSDRSQHKNKDGAMKQLKSKLYELELQKRNTAKDALEDSKSDIGWGSQIRSYVLDQSRIKDLRTGVESTNTQTVLDGDLDKFIEASLKSGL, encoded by the exons ATGGAATCTATAAGTTATAGAGTTTTATTGAAAAATCTAACAGCCCGTATTGAATCTTTACGGGACTATCTT GACTATGATGTTAAAAAAGAAAAATTAACAGAGATTTTAATGGAACTTGAAGATGGTTCTATATGGGATAATCCCGAATATGCACAAAATTTAGGCAGACAAAAAGTTGAGCTTGAAAATGTAGTGTATAATTGCGAGCATATTTCAGAAACATTAGAAACCTTATCAGAGCTACTAGAGCTAGCAGAAGAAGAGGAGTCGCTTATGCAAGAGATTGCTAGAGATACTCAAGATGTGACTAGTGAAATAGAAAAACTTGAATTTAGTCGTATGTTCTCTGGGGAGATGGATACTAACAATGCCTATCTTGATATTCAATCAGGTTCAGGTGGTACAGAAGCACAGGATTGGGCAGAAATGCTAATGCGTATGTACATGCGTTGGGCAGATAGTCATGGGTTTAAAGTAACTATTGATAATATATCAGATGGTGATGTGGCAGGTATTAAAGGTTGTACAATGAATATAGAAGGTGAATATGCTTATGGTTGGCTGCGTACAGAAACAGGTATCCACAGGCTTGTAAGAAAATCACCATTTGATTCAAATAGTAAGCGCCATACTTCTTTTGCATCAGTTTTTATATCACCAGAAGTAGATGATAATATTGACATTGAAATTAATCCAGCAGATTTACGTATAGATACTTATCGCGCAAGCGGAGCAGGTGGGCAACATGTAAATAAAACGGATTCAGCAGTGCGTATAACTCATGTACCGACTAACACTGTTGTACAAAGTCAAAGTGATAGGTCACAACATAAAAATAAAGATGGTGCGATGAAACAACTTAAATCAAAACTATATGAATTAGAACTTCAGAAACGTAATACTGCAAAAGATGCTTTAGAAGATTCAAAGTCAGATATTGGTTGGGGTAGTCAAATTCGTTCATATGTTCTTGATCAGTCGCGCATCAAAGATTTAAGAACTGGTGTGGAAAGTACCAATACCCAAACAGTATTAGATGGT
- the dnaX gene encoding DNA polymerase III subunit gamma/tau: MSYQALARKYRPQSFSEVAGQQHALNSLVHALEAQKVHHAYLFTGTRGVGKTTLGRLLAKCLNCKTGVTAEPCNECENCVAINNNNFIDLIEIDAASRTGVEETKEILDNIQYMPSQGRYKVYLIDEVHMLSKQSFNALLKTLEEPPEYVKFILATTDYHKIPVTILSRCIQLHLKHISQADIKDQLKMVLSKENIEVDEQSLDYMAYHAKGSLRDALSLLDQAISFCGGKLEQSQIKQMLGIVDSEEIYILIDAIINDTPNKILSAVKNLTLSEDNAEAVLDRIAEVWFSCCLYGITQSLDSTNQINVDLINTILEKIDIEQAHLLYQLTISAKKDLSLAPNFETGLAMAILRLIAFKKKSLSNNNNFSQSNTNNITKPKNKDLSNLKEQFIKPTTDPIKPQKIDTQKQEEYSDLDKHWFTTLNKIKLKGFTKTLAFNSHLIKNNIDTYQIQLNDDAKKILELDPQSITKLQSAICELLNNPSFRLDIKNLPNNATNNNKSPAEIKRDNAVQKIHGDKSVKLIKDSLELDIKDENIVLTD, translated from the coding sequence ATGTCATATCAAGCATTAGCGAGAAAATATAGACCTCAATCATTTTCAGAGGTTGCTGGTCAACAGCATGCCCTTAATAGTTTAGTGCATGCACTAGAAGCGCAAAAAGTTCACCATGCATACCTTTTTACCGGCACAAGAGGAGTTGGTAAAACAACCTTAGGTAGACTATTGGCAAAATGTTTAAACTGTAAAACAGGTGTAACTGCAGAGCCATGTAATGAATGTGAAAACTGTGTTGCTATTAACAATAATAACTTTATCGATCTAATAGAGATTGATGCTGCATCTCGCACAGGCGTTGAAGAAACAAAAGAGATTCTAGACAACATACAATACATGCCATCACAAGGCCGTTACAAAGTTTATCTAATAGATGAAGTGCATATGCTATCTAAGCAGAGCTTTAACGCATTGCTAAAAACTCTAGAAGAACCTCCTGAATATGTAAAATTTATCTTAGCTACTACAGATTATCATAAAATACCTGTTACTATATTATCCAGATGTATACAACTTCATCTAAAGCACATATCTCAAGCTGATATAAAAGACCAGTTGAAGATGGTTCTTTCTAAGGAAAATATTGAAGTGGATGAGCAATCTCTTGATTATATGGCCTATCATGCAAAAGGTAGCCTTCGGGATGCTCTAAGTCTGCTTGATCAAGCAATTAGCTTTTGTGGTGGCAAGCTTGAGCAATCTCAAATTAAACAAATGCTTGGTATCGTAGATAGTGAAGAAATTTACATCTTAATAGATGCCATTATAAATGATACTCCTAATAAAATATTATCGGCGGTTAAAAACCTAACTCTATCTGAAGATAATGCTGAGGCTGTACTAGATCGAATAGCAGAAGTTTGGTTTAGCTGCTGCCTATATGGTATCACTCAGAGTTTAGATTCTACAAATCAAATAAATGTGGATCTAATAAATACTATTCTAGAAAAGATAGATATTGAGCAAGCTCATTTGCTTTATCAGCTTACTATTTCAGCAAAAAAAGATCTCTCATTAGCTCCAAACTTTGAGACTGGACTAGCAATGGCTATTCTTAGACTAATAGCTTTCAAAAAAAAAAGTTTAAGTAATAACAACAATTTTTCTCAATCTAATACTAACAATATAACTAAACCTAAAAATAAAGATCTATCCAACCTTAAAGAACAATTTATTAAACCTACTACTGATCCTATTAAACCACAAAAAATAGATACTCAGAAGCAAGAAGAGTATAGTGATCTTGATAAACACTGGTTTACTACACTTAATAAAATAAAGCTTAAAGGTTTTACAAAAACACTAGCATTCAACAGCCATCTAATCAAAAATAATATTGATACTTATCAGATCCAACTAAATGATGACGCTAAAAAAATTCTAGAACTTGATCCACAAAGTATTACAAAGCTACAATCTGCTATTTGTGAATTATTAAACAATCCCAGTTTTAGGCTCGATATTAAAAATTTACCTAATAATGCCACGAACAATAACAAATCTCCTGCTGAAATAAAACGTGATAATGCTGTGCAAAAAATCCATGGTGATAAAAGCGTAAAGCTAATAAAAGATAGTTTGGAGTTAGATATCAAAGATGAAAATATAGTTCTAACAGATTGA